ccctcccttcCTAAGGCCATAACTCCCCATGCCACGCCGTGACCAGCCATggtccctgctggggacacggctgggCTGTCCCGTCCTACCGTGCTGTCCAGCCCCAGGGTGATCATCATCAGGAAGAAAATGATGGCGAAGAAGGTGGATCCCACCATGTTGGCGATTGCCTCAGGGTAGGTGATGAAGAGGAGGCTGGGTCCTAGGAGGGGACACTGGCTTGGTTGGCTGTTCCCTGGGGGTGGGGATCCCCTTGgggaagaggctgctgcagggaggagaacCTTTATCTCTGGCCACGTCCTCCACCTCCACGTCCCTCATCTCGGCCATGTAGCCCAGCACGGTGAAGATGACGAAGCCTGAGAGGAAGCTGGTGAGGCAGTTCACAGCACTGGTGACGAGCGCGTCCCTGGAAGGCggaaaagagggagagaccTTGCTCCAGGTCAGCCCTCacccctctccagctgccctggCCATCCTCCATTCCAGTTCCCTCTCCTGGCCCATCACACCAGAACCATCAGTGAAATGGGGAAAGAcgcccagcctgcagccacagggaccaggagctgtggggatgTGGCAGTGGGGACCAGGAGCTTTTGGGATGTATCAGTGGGGACCAGGAGCTGCCAGAACGtgcctcctctgcagctgtgcccaCTGGGATGGACCCTCACCGGTAGCAGTTGTTGTGGAAATGGTTGTAACTGGCCAGAGCGAGAAGGACTCCAAATCCAGGGCCCAAGGAGAAGAAGATCTGTGCAGCAGCATCCACCCAAACCTGGAGGGAGAAACAAcaggaggatgggcagggcGAGGGTGTccttggggctgggatggggctgggaggtgCCCCCCAGTACCGATGGCGTGGACACCCCATGGCACAGgggtgtggctgtgctggcacatgTGTCCAGaactcctctcctgcctgccctgtgcccccagGAGATGTCCTGGGAGccgaggagctgctgtggcatgGGGAGAGCTCATTTCCACCCCGGGAGagctcagcagtgtcacccGAGCTCGCCCACGCTCGGAGCTGGAATGGATGGAGGGGAGCCCCGAGCCTGCCGTGCCCACTCCTGCCCAGCACGGCCCTCATTACCTTTAATGAGAATTCTCAAGTGCTGCCTGATAATTACCCACAGGAAGCCCATTGTCAGCCCAAGGGGGAgcaacagcacaaacaaaaccaagccagAATGAGATGGGTGATTCAATTATGGATTTACATTTCCAAGAGCCTGTCCAGGGCGCCTCGTTTCTGTGGGAACAAGGGCCCCGTTGCCCTGTGGTGGGGCCAGACCCGTGGGCAGGGTTGGGTGGGTGTCCTGGGGAGGGGTTCTGGGTGCTGCCGTGCCCACATGGGTGGGTGGGTGTCCTGGGGAGGGCTCTGGGTGCTGCCGTGCCCCGTGCAGGGTGTCCCACCGCTCACTCACCGCGGTGCTCAGGAGCTTGCTCCAGTCCGGGCGCAGGTAGAAGACGACCCCTCTCCAGGCTCCAGGCAGGGTGGCCCCTCGGATGAGCAGGATGAGCAGGACCACGTAGGGCAGGGTGGCTGTCACCCACACCACCTGGGGGGAGGCAGCTGTCACCCCGTGGCACCACCGAGCACCCAAACCCCCGTGTCGGGCTGGCTCGGGGGGCCTCAGGGGtgggggctgaggaggaggggaCATTCCCTTTTCCACCCTCAGGTGGGTGGAAAGGTCCTACTGGGTGAGgggtccctcctgccctgccagggcactgctggagccCTCCTCACCTTCCCAGAGGTTTTCACCCCCTTCCACAGGCTGAAGTAGACGATGGTGAAgatgaggaagaggcagaggagcagctgccagcGGATCCCCCCGATGTCATGCAGACCCCCGGATTTCTGGATCTCCAgcaccttcctcctgcaggcagGGATCCCCACGGCCGGGAGCCGGCTCAGCCGCAGGCAGGCAGCCCGTGAGCTCCTCAGGAGCATTCCCACCTCTGAGCCTGCTCCCAGAGCCCGCTCAGGGACGTGCCCAGCTCACACCGTCCCCATCCGTGCCCTTACGTGTAAAACTCCTCGGCGGGGGACCTGGAGAAGTTGGTCCAGGTCACGTTGCTCTTCCCGAAGTAGTTGGTGCAGTCGGGGGTGTTCCAGGGGTTGTCAcagctggcccagggcagggtgcCCGAGAAGGACGAGTAGAAGTAGTAGAGAGCCCAGGCGATGATGGTGTTGTAGTAGAAGGAGACATAGAGGCCGATGATGCAAATGGCAAAGCCGATGCCTGGGAAAAGCGGGAtggggctcagccctgggacACGGCTCTGGGGTCACGGTGTCGCCTGGGCTGGGTGGGCTCTCACCTTTAAAGATGGGGCAGATGCGCTTCCAGATGGGGATGGCACCTGTCCTGTGGAACTGCCCCAGGGCCAGCTCCATGTAGAAGAGGGGCACGCCCCCGAAAACGGCCATCAGCGTGTAGGGGATGAGGAAGGCTCCTGCAGGGCGGGGAGCACGGCAGGGTGATCACCAGACTGCAGGAGGACCACGGCATTGTCACCTCCCTCCTTCCCGGTGCTGCCCCAGCAGGTTTGGACGTGTTTGTTATGAGCTTTGGAAATGATCTGGTCAGAGGGGCTCAGAGATGTGAGACCCTGCCTGGTGTTCCAGCTTCCTGGGCtcccaggacagccctgctggagCCCCAGCCCTCGCTGGGGAGGCCAGGATGGAACAAAGATCCACACAAACCATGGCGGTGCAGGGGAGGGGGCACCCAGCGCCCCTCAGGTCTGGAAGAGTTTTGGAGGAAAATCTGACTTGAATATGCACAGCCACCCCAAGACGCATAATTAACGCTGTAATCTGCATTATTCATCACATCCTCGTTTTTTACTGGGGCTACACTGGTACCCCATGGAGCTTTTGGAAGTGGAACTGCTCTCCGAGTTCTGCTGGGATTAGTTAATTTAAACCCCCACGGCCCCTCCCTCTGACAGATGAGCGTGTGGTGCGGCATCCCCAGCACCCCAACATTCCCAGcatccccaaaacccccagcacctccagcattCCCAGTATCCTCAGCACTCCCCAGTATCCCTGTCACCTCCAGCATCCCAAAAACCCCCAGCACCCTCCTACAGCCCCCCTGTCTGCCTGGCAGGACTGGCCCAACAGGACCAAGTGCTTTCAGCGTTCTCcttccaggcagggctgtgggtgagTCCAGTGCTGCCCATCCCAGCGCTCCCTCTCCGTGGGGCTGTGctcccccagagctgctccctgaaTTCCTCGCCCTCCCGTGTGAGTGGGGCAGGTGGACACCGCCCACCCGAACCACAGGCACGCAGAGGGGCTCAGCtccgctcccagccccacaggagcAACTCGCAAACCACCGCGTTTCGACGTGGGCACCTGGGATCCACAGTTTTGCCTTGAGTATGGAACTAATTATCTCTCTCTAATTTTCCCAAGCAGTAGAGGATGTTCCCCGAAAGCCGACTCTGGCAATTAAATCCGCTGCGCTTTCCCAAACAGCAGGAAGATTCTCGTCCCTCCTTTTGCATTTCCACGCGAGGGGGGGGTCTCTATCCTGCTCCGTTCCCAGAAATTCGTTCAGTTGTCATTTACTGAAGGTTTTCCccttcctgtgtttctgtgtctcCGCTTCCCATTGATCCCTCAAAGCCCCGAGGTCCAGCCGGGATCCGCAGCAGGAGGGTGGGATGCTCCTGAGGATGATTTTAAACCAGGAGCCACCCCGAAGGGCAGCTTCCCAGAATCCCGGGATCATGAAGTGTGTGAACCTCCCAGCCCAAATTTACGGGtcttaatcctttttttttttttcagttaggACCATGCTAATTTTCCCTTTGTGATCCTAGTGCTGCTAGCACCTCTAATCCcgctgggaaaggagggaaagacCAGGAAAGGAGGACAGGAGCCCAGGAaggaggatggagggaggggaggaggattTTGAATGAAGAAagacacaaacagaaaagagacagaTGTCGGGAGAAGTTGGGTCGGTCTCTAGACCGCCCTGTCTGAAgtggagcagctggaaacaaagaaggaaaaaaaaagagtggatTTTTCAGCGTGGGAAAGATTGAAAACGaggaaaaaggcatcttttctCCAAGAGAAGACTTAAATAAGCCCAGTGGTGTCCTTACCCCCTCCGTTCTGGTAGCAGATGTAAGGGAACCGCCAGACGTTGCCCAGATCGACGGCGAATCCGACGACGGAGAGGAGGAAATCCATCTTTTTGCTCCACTTGTCCCTGGGGTGGgtgtgggggtttgggggtgcgGGGCTGGCGGGGGGACCcaagcagggctgctctgccatCCTGCCACCCCGGCAAATCCTGCAGGATTCAGGCTGAGTAACTTGTGGCCGGGAAGGATTTCTCTGTTGCTGATGACAGATCCGAGGAGGGGAGGGTCAGGCTGACTGCGCTTCCCCACCTCCCGCTGGAAACCCACGGCACGGAGAGCAGCCGGCACGGAAACCAGAGCCGTGCTCTGATCAAAGGCAGCGGGGGAGAGCAGCCTCCGAGCGTGGGGACAGGCATGACCCTGCAGGGACCGGCATCATCCCACGGGGACCGGCATCATCCCACAGGGAccagcctgaccctgcagggACGGGCATCATCCCACGGGGAccagcctgaccctgcagggACGGGCATCATCCCACGGGGACCGACATCATCCCACAGGGATCAGCCTGAACCTGCAGGGACCGGCATCATCCCACAGGGATcagcctgaccctgcagggACGGGCATCATCCCACGGGGACCGACATCATCCCACAGGGATCAGCCTGAACCTGCAGGGACCGGCATCATCCCACAGGGATCAGCCTGAACCTGCAGGGACCGGCATCATCCCACAGGGACTGGCATCATCCCACAGGGACCGGCCTGACCCTGCAGGGACCGGCATCATCCCACAGGGACTGGCCTGACCCTGCAGGGACCAGCATCATCCCACAGGGTCCGACATCATCCCACAGGGTCCGACATCATCCCACAGGGACTGGCATCATCCCACAGGGATcagcctgaccctgcagggACCAGCATCATCCCACAGGGACTGACCTGACCCTGCAGGGACCCACACCATCCCACAGGGAAccagcctgaccctgcagggACCGGCATCATCCCACGGGGACCGGCCTGACCCTCTAGGGACTGGCATCATCCCACAGGGACTGGCATCATCCCACAGGGACCAGCCTGACCTTACAGGGACCAATATCATCCCACAGGGATcagcctgaccctgcagggACCGGCATCATCCCACGGGGACCGGCCTCACCTTGTGTGAATAAACATCACCCCGTGGGTCCCACCCAGGGGAGGGGATGCCAGCTCATTTTTGGGGCTGAGGTGGTAAAATGGGACCGtgtttcctcctccctcctggcaAATCCCTACTTCTCCCTCCGTGGTGTGTTTTGCTGAGGAGGTGACACTGATGCTTGCAGGGGAAATTTGGGcatcatggagtggtttgggtcggaagggacctttaagGGTCATCTCATCCATCTGGGCTCGACGGGCCTCCCTGCGGTgtgagctgctgggaaaaagCCACGCCAAAGTGAAATAACTTCTGCAGCCGAGCTGTGACCAGGAGGGGATGGCAGCGACCCCAAAGCTGCCGCTCTGCCCTGTGACACTTTCACAGCCAAATTCATTGCAGTGAAGCgtgtctgtgcagggcttgCGCAGACCCGGGGTCACCGGGTTCTCCCGGGGCTCTGGGGGCCTCCAGCCCCGGCTTTCAGAGCCTTTCCCATCTGTAATTAAAAGGAGAGGTGGAGCGGGAGCTGCGGCTCCAGGGCCATGGCCAGAGGGTTGCTGTGACGACGTGACGCAGCTGCCCGGCACGGGGAGCCTCTGGACACTGTTAATCCCTCAGGCACACACACGGAGACCCGTCAGAAACCTCCAGTTAAAAGCacatttatatgtgtgtgtgtctggcCCTGGCTGTCATAGaacggaatcacagaatgatggAATTGTTTAGGTGGGAAAAGCCTAAAAGCGGCTCCAGTCCTGTCAGTCCCTCCACAGGGTGGGCTGCACCTCCTCTCCACTGTGGAACCTGAGATTGTTGTTGCTTTAAGATGAAATAATTGTTCTTTGAACGCCTCTCCTGTGAGTTTCCCGCTGGTGGGGTTACGTGGGGCGATGAGGATTTTCCCTGAGTGAAGGGGTTGGGTTGGGGGGCTCAGGGtggtccctgggctgggggggaGCTGAGTGGAGACTGGGGGGGTCCCGGCACAGCCCCTCCATCAGCCCCCGCTCCTGAGCCCGGTGTGGCTCCCCCCGAGCCCAGCGCTCAGGCGAGGGACAGTTCATCAGCTCTGGTTTACACGGGATTTGTGTCCCTCCCGGGACTTCCCAGAGCCGCGGATCCCAATCCTTCAGCGCGGGAGTGGAGACGAAAGCCGAGGCTGTGGGGACTGCCGGAGGCGCCGCCCTTGTCCCGAGTTTTGGGATGAAGGGGAGAAATCCCCGCTGCCTGTGGAGCGAGGTTTAACGCGCTGAACAGAGACCATCTCGAGGCATAAAGAACAGAACTGAGGCAGCTGGTGCCGGGGCAGCTGtggaaaataatagaaaatagaaaataggtAGTAGATAATAATAGATAATAGATGTTagttctttctctgctgctgaccCTGCTTTTCTCGGGGTGGTTTTGGTGGAATTGCTCGGTGTGACAAGTGGGAGATCCCTCTGCGCCCACgtcctgcccctgctcaggAGGGCTCAGCAGATGGGctcaggcactgccagggctctctggggtctgtggggtctgcgggaagcagggacagcccccagcacccctTGAGCACTGGACACAGACCCTCTTCTGGTTAAACCTAAGCCCCTTTCTCTCCTGAAGGGTCTCTTGTTTCCCTCACACGTGTTAAATCACAccgaggggacagagctgggcctGCAGGAAGGTCCATGGCcggagctgctcccacagccgCTCCCAGCCGGAGCCGGGCAGGTTTTGCAGCGCAGGGATGCTCACGTTGCtgtctgccagctccctgcGCTCGGGCACGGACCGGGCTCGGTTTCCCCGGCACGGCGAATGCCCCgctccagcccagggctgagccGAGCCGTCGGTTCAGTCCCTCCATCCCTGACAGATCCCCCCGGGCGCTCGCTGGGGAATGAACGAGCCGTGAATTCCCCCGCTGCTCCCGTCCCTCCGCCCGCTCTCCCCGCGCCGCTGCCCCTCCGCTCATGCGGCTGCCGCTCCTCCGGCAGCGGGTCAGGGCCGCGCTGTCAGATCGATGAGGGGAGAGCTTTGAAATCTCCCCGAGCGTTTTTAGAAGCTGCAAGGTGGAAAGAGCTGCTGGGGatggcaggagagcagggggagTGGAGTTTTAGGGAGATCACGGAACGGTTTggatgggaagggaccttaaagatcatccagtcccaatccctaccatgggcagggacaccttccactgtcccaggttgctccaagccttgtccagcctgaccttggacacttccagggatccaggggtacccacagcttccctgggcactgtGTTCCAAGGCCCTTCCcactcacagggaagaattccttcccaatatcctgTTTCTACACCTGAGACATCACGGTCAGACCCAGCCTGTGCGCTGCCTCACCccttccttctgctctcccCCTGTTATTTTCCTTATTCGAAGCACAAATCGCTTCAGATTGAAAATGCAGAGTTTAAATCCACCTCAAATCAGATTTAAGTTTGACTATCCATTGCTTTAGAAGTTGTTTCTAAGCGCCACGATGACTTGATCAGCAGAATGCTTTTATCCCACCTGCTCATCCGGCAGGGAAGTGCAGGGGAGTGAATTGTGGTCTTAAAACAACGATCCTGTTTAAGCCGCAGAGGCAGCAGTGGGAAGTTTAATTTAATTAGCATGATACTCAGAGATATAACTTAATCACATTAAGTATAGATCAACGTGCCCTCATTTAAGCTCTGCAAGCTCCAGAAAACAGGGGGCAATCCTCTCCCACCTGCCTTTAATCCGGGGActaaagcagaattttccaaggaaaaggaaccAGCAAGGCTTGGGGGGAGTTTgttcctgtcctttttttttccagacgATTTTCTCCCAGGGATTCTGGGACCCATCTGGTCCAGCAGTCACATTCCCCCGAGCTGCAGCCACCACCTCTGCTAGCGGCTATTtaacaagcaaataaacagcGAAAAGCAAACAGAGAACACGGAAACAGGGATACGGCCCAGGCTTCCTCCCGGCCCCTGGGAGGTACAGAAGGGACCGAATTCGGATTAACCCCGAGGTCAGAACTCCCTCCTGGTTGTCCTGCCAGCCTGGGCAGCGGAGGGAACCATCGGGAGGATGGAGCACGGCAGGAAAAGCTCCGAGGCGTCTCTGGGGTCGGTCTAGGGAGAGACCGTGTCCGTGCCGGGGTTGAGCGGCGATGGCAGCGGGGCCGAGCCGGTGCAGCACGgccgggagccgctgccctCGCACTAACGCCGTCTGTAGTTATTGGAAACTGGACTGCGGAGGAGCCGGCATGCTGTTTCTATGGAAATGTCCTGGAACAGCGAAcgagggaagaggaaaatagAAGGGATGTTaatggagctgcaggcagggcgCTCTCCGAGGGGCTGCGGaggggggattttgggaggaGGCACTGGGGCTCTCTCGTCGTTGTCACCTTCCCGCCGTGCTGGAGCTCACGCCTGAAAGGACGTGGTTGTTTCGCCGCTGTGAGGGACCCCCAGAGCCCTGAACCCCTGTCCGAGGGGCAGACGCTGCCCCAGCGCTCCCCATGTGCGGGGACACCCACGTCCCGCGTCACCCAACCCCGCCACCGCCGCCCCCGGGCACCTCGGCGCTGGGTCGGTGACCAGGCTGGGGGTAacggggctcagctgggggaaagggggctgcCGGCGACCCCG
This window of the Hirundo rustica isolate bHirRus1 chromosome 17, bHirRus1.pri.v3, whole genome shotgun sequence genome carries:
- the LOC120760654 gene encoding sodium-dependent serotonin transporter-like, with translation MAEQPCLGPPASPAPPNPHTHPRDKWSKKMDFLLSVVGFAVDLGNVWRFPYICYQNGGGAFLIPYTLMAVFGGVPLFYMELALGQFHRTGAIPIWKRICPIFKGIGFAICIIGLYVSFYYNTIIAWALYYFYSSFSGTLPWASCDNPWNTPDCTNYFGKSNVTWTNFSRSPAEEFYTRKVLEIQKSGGLHDIGGIRWQLLLCLFLIFTIVYFSLWKGVKTSGKVVWVTATLPYVVLLILLIRGATLPGAWRGVVFYLRPDWSKLLSTAVWVDAAAQIFFSLGPGFGVLLALASYNHFHNNCYRDALVTSAVNCLTSFLSGFVIFTVLGYMAEMRDVEVEDVARDKGPSLLFITYPEAIANMVGSTFFAIIFFLMMITLGLDSTFGGLEAVITAVMDEYPQLLAGRRELFVLALITVCFLGSLSTLTYGGAYVVKLLEEFGAGCSILAVVLLETIAVSWFYGIQRFSHDVKAMLGFTPGLFWKLCWVAISPALLAFIVISSLLDQPPLTLFDYQYPEWSISAGFLIGASSFICIPLYTVYKLVWTPGSLKQRLAVCIRPEKIPRAAQAEGVGMAPVL